In Firmicutes bacterium ASF500, a single genomic region encodes these proteins:
- the gcdB_1 gene encoding Glutaconyl-CoA decarboxylase subunit beta, translated as MDFSFLWQGIASITWQQLVMYVIGGLLIYLAIEKGFEPALLMPMGFGAILVNLPLSGVIDQFSAGVGETHGIIQWLFEVGIEASEAMPLLLFIGIGAMIDFGPLLANPKLFLCGAAAQAGIFLTIIIAVALGFDLKDAASIGIIGAADGPTSILVSLTLGSRYVGAIAVAAYSYMALVPIIQPFAIKLATTKKDRAMRMPYKPQGVTRRMRILFPILVTVIAGLVAPASVALVGFLMFGNLIRECGVLATLSNTAQNDLANLITLLLGITISFSMKADQFVRPETLMIMGLGLVAFVLDSVVGVLFVKALNLFAPGDKINPMVGAAGISAFPMSSRVIEKLGQEADPQNHLLMHAIAANVSGQIASVVAGGVVLQYFANMG; from the coding sequence ATGGATTTTTCATTCCTCTGGCAGGGGATCGCGTCCATCACATGGCAGCAGCTGGTCATGTATGTCATCGGCGGCCTGCTCATTTACCTGGCGATCGAGAAGGGCTTCGAGCCCGCCCTGCTCATGCCCATGGGCTTCGGGGCCATCCTGGTGAACCTCCCTCTGTCCGGGGTGATCGACCAGTTCAGCGCCGGGGTGGGGGAGACCCACGGCATCATTCAATGGCTCTTTGAGGTGGGCATCGAGGCCAGCGAGGCTATGCCTCTGCTTCTGTTCATCGGCATCGGGGCTATGATCGACTTTGGCCCTCTGCTTGCCAACCCCAAGCTGTTCCTCTGCGGCGCGGCGGCTCAGGCGGGTATCTTCCTCACCATCATCATTGCCGTAGCTCTGGGCTTCGACCTGAAGGACGCCGCCTCCATCGGCATTATCGGCGCGGCAGACGGCCCCACCTCCATCCTGGTGTCCCTGACCCTGGGTTCCAGGTATGTGGGGGCCATCGCCGTGGCGGCCTACTCCTATATGGCCCTGGTGCCCATCATCCAGCCCTTTGCCATCAAGCTGGCGACCACCAAAAAGGACCGGGCCATGCGGATGCCCTACAAGCCCCAGGGGGTCACCCGCCGGATGCGGATTCTGTTCCCCATCCTGGTGACGGTGATCGCCGGGCTGGTGGCCCCGGCGTCGGTGGCGCTGGTGGGCTTCCTCATGTTCGGCAACCTGATCCGGGAGTGCGGCGTGCTGGCCACTCTGTCCAACACCGCCCAGAATGACCTGGCCAACCTTATCACCCTGCTGCTGGGCATTACCATCTCCTTCTCCATGAAGGCGGACCAGTTTGTCCGTCCGGAGACTTTGATGATTATGGGCCTGGGGCTGGTGGCCTTTGTGCTGGACTCGGTGGTGGGCGTCCTCTTTGTGAAAGCGCTGAACCTCTTCGCTCCCGGCGACAAAATTAACCCCATGGTGGGCGCGGCGGGTATCTCCGCCTTCCCCATGTCCTCTCGGGTCATCGAGAAGCTGGGCCAGGAGGCCGACCCCCAGAACCATCTGCTGATGCACGCCATCGCCGCCAACGTCTCCGGTCAGATCGCCTCGGTGGTGGCCGGCGGCGTGGTGTTGCAATACTTTGCCAACATGGGCTGA